GTCTTTCTTCTTGCTTTTTTAATACCTCTTCAATAGTTAAAGCTGAAGCTATTCTTTCTTTCTCAATTCTAGTCTTAAATTTACTTACAATTATATCTAATCTACTTCTTTTTTCTCCCACGTGATAATAAAACTCTTCTAAATTAGTTATATTATTCTTTTCCATATGTTTCTTAATTATTTCATCTGCCTCAGCATCTTTTAGTGAAATAGATAGCCTTGATAATTCCTTCTCAAGTGCATCTCTTCCAATTTTTATGATATTAGATTTGTTTTCATCTTTCAAAAACTTTTTAATCTTACTTCTTGCACTATTGGTTACAACTACATCCAACCAATCTAAACTCGGTCCTTTAGAATTTTTTGAAGTAATTATCTCTACCTTATCTCCGCTTATTAATTTATGATCTATTGGCACCATTCTATTATTTACTTTTGCACCAACATATCTACATCCTACCTGAGTATGGACCATAAATGCAAAGTCTAAAACTGTAGCCCCTACGGGTAATTCGATTATATCACCCTTAGGAGAAAAAGTAAAAACAGTACCTTTATCTATATCACCTGTAACTGAGCTTATAAAGTCTTCTGTTGTATCAGATTCATTTTGAAATTCAATTATATGTCGTAACCAACCATATATATTGTCATCTTTGGAAGATTTTTTATTTTCCTTATAATTCCAGTGTGCTGCGATTCCTTCTTCGGCAATCTCATCCATTTCTTTTGTTCTAATTTGAATTTCAATAAACTTTGCTAAAGGTCCAACTATCGTTGTATGTATTGATTGATAATTATTGGATTTTGGCACTGCAATATAATCTTTAAATCTTCCTGGAACAGGTGTAAATTTACTGTGAACTATACCTAGGACATGATAACACTCTGCCTTATTGTTAACAATTACTCTGACTCCCATTAAATCATAAATATCATCAAATTCTTTACCTTTTTGATACATTTTTTTATAGATACTATAAAAATGCTTAAACCTTCCCTTTACTTCCGCTTTTATACCTACTTCTGAAAGTATTCTAACCATAGTCTGAATAAATGTATCTACATAATCTTTCCTTTCAGTTTTAGTATTATCCACGAGAGCTTTTATTTCTAAAAACTCTTTTCTATGTAAATAGTAAAAAGCTGTATCTTCCAATTCAGATTTTATTTTTGCCATCCCTAATC
This Fusobacterium russii ATCC 25533 DNA region includes the following protein-coding sequences:
- a CDS encoding RelA/SpoT family protein, with translation MEGHVDYYNELVTAIKNNHLDVDLEKIKLALIFAEESHTGQYRKSGDDYIMHPVEVAKILIELKLDTDTIVAGILHDIVEDTLIPIADIRYNFGETVAALVDGVTKLQTLPNGTKNQSENIRKMILAMAENIRVIMIKLADRLHNMRTLKFMKEEKQQRISKETLEIYAPLAHRLGMAKIKSELEDTAFYYLHRKEFLEIKALVDNTKTERKDYVDTFIQTMVRILSEVGIKAEVKGRFKHFYSIYKKMYQKGKEFDDIYDLMGVRVIVNNKAECYHVLGIVHSKFTPVPGRFKDYIAVPKSNNYQSIHTTIVGPLAKFIEIQIRTKEMDEIAEEGIAAHWNYKENKKSSKDDNIYGWLRHIIEFQNESDTTEDFISSVTGDIDKGTVFTFSPKGDIIELPVGATVLDFAFMVHTQVGCRYVGAKVNNRMVPIDHKLISGDKVEIITSKNSKGPSLDWLDVVVTNSARSKIKKFLKDENKSNIIKIGRDALEKELSRLSISLKDAEADEIIKKHMEKNNITNLEEFYYHVGEKRSRLDIIVSKFKTRIEKERIASALTIEEVLKKQEERQKKGKNDFGIVIDGVNNTLIRFAKCCTPLPGDDIGGFVTKLTGITVHRKDCNNFKSMIEKDPSREILVNWDKRMLDTKINKYNFSFSVIVRDRLNMLMDIVNLIANHKINVTSLNSNEMKRNGERLIKVRISIEIKSKQEYDYLLNNIMKIRDVISVER